One segment of Macrotis lagotis isolate mMagLag1 chromosome 1, bilby.v1.9.chrom.fasta, whole genome shotgun sequence DNA contains the following:
- the PIH1D1 gene encoding PIH1 domain-containing protein 1: MASAPGRDGSLLAAELREEARAEAEEESRGLCEQMLLQAMQKILDAQSPMPDSRQIQPKAGFCVKTRSPEGKVFINVCQSDAIPAPADLSEQELLCVLEGDQAAFRIPMSLGEPHTELDRGGNGCTAYDVAINTDFYKKLRSNDFFLEFFVTVAMEGLEDKYGTQLSREWRLLKYRPFLGSISQQNIRTQSQPRPPTIQELGDGPSPEDPSLRLWLEAPDLLLAEVVLPKVTSVRQLSLQLGGDRLVLGPPGTPYHMDIFLPHDINQDQCRAAFNQKSKTLMISMPLQTACS; the protein is encoded by the exons ATGGCCTCCGCCCCCGGCCGGGACGGCTCCCTGCTGGCGGCCGAGCTGCGGGAGGAGGCCCGAGCCGAGGCCGAGGAGGAGAGCCGGGGCCTGTGTGAGCAGATGCTGCTGCAG GCCATGCAGAAGATCCTGGACGCGCAGTCGCCCATGCCCGACTCCAGGCAGATCCAGCCCAAGGCCG GTTTCTGTGTCAAGACGCGCTCCCCCGAGGGCAAGGTCTTCATCAACGTGTGCCAGTCGGACGCCATCCCCGCCCCGGCCGACCTGAGCGAGCAGGAGCTGCTGTGTGTGTTGGAGGGCGACCAGGCCGCCTTCCGCATCCCCATGAGCCTGGGAGAGCCCCACACCGAGCTGGACCGAG GAGGAAACGGCTGCACGGCATACGACGTCGCCATCAACACTGACTTCTATAAGAAGCTCCGG AGTAATGACTTCTTCTTAGAGTTTTTTGTCACGGTGGCCATGGAGGGTTTAGAGGACAAATATGGAACCCAGCTCAGCCGAG AGTGGCGCCTACTGAAATACCGGCCCTTCCTGGGTTCCATCTCCCAGCAGAACATCCGTACCCAGAGCCAGCCACGGCCGCCGACCATCCAGGAGCTTGGAGATGG GCCCAGCCCTGAGGATCCTTCTCTGAGGCTCTGGCTGGAGGCCCCAGACCTGCTGTTGGCTGAGGTGGTCCTGCCCAAAGTG ACCTCTGTCCGCCAGCTCTCACTTCAGCTCGGTGGGGACCGACTGGTCCTGGGGCCGCCAGGAACCCCCTACCACATGGACATCTTCCTCCCCCACGATATTAACCAGGACCAGTGCCGAGCCGCCTTCAACCAGAAGAGCAAG ACCCTGATGATCTCCATGCCCCTGCAGACAGCTTGCTCCTGA